Genomic window (Thomasclavelia spiroformis DSM 1552):
TATATTATGTCTAACCATAAAATCTTTAGAAAAAGCTTTACTTCCTTCTAAAGTTGCAGCATGTTTAGTTGGACCAAAAGCCATTAACCCTGCAGCTTCTAAATCATCAGCTAAACCATTGCATAAAGGTACTTCAGGTCCAATAACTGTTAAATCGATTTTATTTTCTTTAGCAAAATCAACAATCATCTTGTTATCTTCAACACTACCTTCAATGCATTCACCAATCTTAGCAATCCCTGGATTTCCAGGAATTGCATAGATTTTATCTACCTTACTACTTTGATTTAATTTATAAGCAATGGCATGTTCACGTCCACCACTACCAATTACTAGTACTTTCATATATTCAAACCTCTCTATTAATGTCTAAAATGTCTATATCCTGTAAATACCATTGGAATTCCTTTTTCATTGCAGAAATCAATGGAATCTTGATCACGAATTGATCCACCAGGTTGTACAATTGCACCAATTCCCGCATTATAAGCAACCTCAGCACAATCACTAAATGGGAAGAATGCATCACTTGCAAGTACAGCCCCATTAAAATCTTTATCTGGGTTGTTATGAATAGCATTTTCTAATGCCCATACACGAGAAGTTTGTCCACCACCAACTGCTAAAGTAACACCATCTTTAACAATACAAATAGCATTAGATTTAACAAATTTAACTACACGCATTCCAAATTCCATATCATTAATTTGTTCTTTTGTTGGCTTGGCTTCAGTTACATAATTCATTTCTTTAATCATTTTAGTATTAATATCTTGAACTAAGACTTTACCTTCTAAATACTTAATATCATATTTTGCTTCTCTTACATCTAAGTTTTTAAGTTTTAAAATACGTAAATTTTTCTTTTTCTTTAATATTTCTAAAGCATCCTCATCAAAGTCAGGAGCAGCTACGATTTCTAAGAAAATCTTATGCATTTCTTCAGCAGTTTTTTTATCAATTTTATAGTTAACTGCAACAATTCCACCAAAAATACTTTGAGGATCAGCATTATAAGCTTTCATATATGAATCATAACCATCTTTACCAATTGCAACCCCACAAGGTGTTGAATGCTTGATTGCTGCTGTAACAATTTGATCATTAAATTCACGAACTACTGCTACTGCCCCATATAAATCATTTACATTGTTAAATGAAATTTCTTTACCATGTAATTGTTCATAATCCAATAAACTATGTTGAACAAATGGGTCAACATAAGCATTAGCTCTTTGTTGCGAATTTTCACCATAACGTAAATGTTCAGTTTTTTTCAAGCTAATATTTAATACATCAGGGAAATCATCTCCAACAACACCAGCAAAATAACGTGAAATCATCGCATCATATGCTCCCGTAGTTGAAAAGGCTTTATATGCAAGATTTAATCTAAAATCATAGTCATCTTGATTATCTTTAATTGCTGTTAAAGTAGCATCATAATCCTTAGGATCAGTAACAATTAAAACATCTTTAAAATTCTTAGCTGCTGAACGAATCATTGAAGGACCGCCAATATCAATATTTTCAATCATATCTTCCATTGGTTTACCAGCTTTTAAAGCTTTTTCAAATTCATATAAATTAACACAAACTAAATCAATTGGCTTAATATCCATCTCTTTAACTGTTTCAACATGTTCAGGAACATCGCGACGGAACAATAATCCCCCATGAACTTTAGGATGTAATGTTTTAACACGTCCATCTAAAATTTCTGGAAATCCTGTTACATCATCAATTGCAATACATGGAATATTTGCTTCTTGTAATTTTGCCATTGTTCCTCCAGTAGAAACAATTTCAAATCCTAATTCCACTAAACCCTTACAAAAATCAACGATACCATCTTTATTAGTAACACTAACTAATGCTCTTTTCATTTATTTCACCTTAGCCCTTTCATTTTCAACAACAATTTTACCATTACAATATAAAGCAACAGCTTTAGGCAAAATTCGATGTTCAATTTCTAAAACTCTTGCCTGAATATCTTCAGGGTTATCTAAATCATCAATATTACATGCTTCTTGTAAAATAATTGGACCCCCGTCTACTTCACTGCTGACAAAATGAACAGTTGCTCCAGTTACTTTAACACCACGTTTTAATACTGCTTCATGTACATGCATTCCATAATATCCCGGTCCACAAAAAGAAGGAATAAGTGATGGGTGAATATTAATTATTTTATTTGGATACGCATCGATCAAGACATCACTTAAAATCGCTAAATAGCCTGCTAAAACAACTAAATCAACTTCACGTTCTTTTAGCATTTTAACAATCAATTCATCATCTTTTTTTACCACTGCTGTTTCAATTCCAGCTTTTTTAGCACGTTCTAATCCATAAGCATCTTTACGATTAGAAATAACTAAAACAATCTTACCATTAATTTGATTAGCTTCAATAGCATCGATAACTGACTGTAAATCAGTTCCACCGCCAGAAACAAAGACGGCAATTTTTAACATAATTTTACCCCTTTATCGCCTGCTTCAACATGACCTACAATATAACATTCATCGCCAGCTTCTTTAATCGCTACTATTGCTTTGTCAACATCTTTTGGATCAAGAGCAATAACCATACCTAATCCCATATTAAAAGTATTATACATCATATCTTCACTGATATTACCATTTTTAGCAATCAAATCAAAAATTGCAGGAACTGTATAACTATCTTTATTAATTATCGCTTTTATTCCTTCAGGTAACATTCTAGGAATATTTTCATCAAAACCACCACCAGTAATATGGCTACATCCTTTTATAACAACACCAGCATCTTTAACATTTTTAAGTGCTTTTACATAAATTCTAGTTGGCATCAATAAAGCTTCACCTAATGTCTTACCAAGTTCATCATAATATGTATCTAAAGATTCTTTAGTCATTTCAAAAACCTGACGTACAAGTGAAAAACCATTACTATGGACTCCACTTGAAGCAATTCCTACTAAAACATCTCCAGGTTTAATACTTTCACCATTAATAATATCTTTTTTATCAACTACACCTACTGCAAAACCAGCTAAATCATAGTCATCCTCTGGCATAAGTCCTGGATGTTCAGCTGTTTCACCACCAACTAAAGCACATCCTGATTGCTTACAACCTTCAGCTACCCCACTTACAATTGTTGCAATTTTTTCAGGATAATTTTTACCACAAGCAATATAATCTAAGAAAAATAATGGTTCTCCTCCAGAACAAGCAATATCATTAACACACATTGCTACAGCATCAATTCCAATTGTATCATGCTTATCCATAATAAAAGCAAGTTTCACTTTTGTTCCACAACCATCAGTTCCTGATAAAAGAACTGGTTCATCCATATTTTTGATTGCACTTAAATCAAATGCTCCAGCAAATCCGCCAAGTCCCCCTAAAACTTCTGGTCTTAAAGTTTCTTTAACATGTTTTTTCATTAATTCAACTGATTTATAGCCAGCTTCAATATCTACTCCAGCCTTTTTATAATCCATTTTTATTTCTCCTTTATTATTTTTGCATTCTTGCAAGTACTGCTTTATAAGTTTCGATTAGATCACCGATATCTTGTCTAAATACATCTTTATCATATTTTTGATTAGTTTCTACATCCCATAAACGGCAAGAATCGGGAGAAATTTCATCAGCTAATAAAATTTCGCCATCAGGAGTTTTTCCAAATTCAATCTTGAAATCAACTAATTTTAAATTTAAACTCAAGAAAAATTCTTTTAATAATTCATTAATCTTTAAAGTTTCTTGTTTAATAAAATTATATTCATCTCTTGTACATAATTTTAAAGCAACAGCATGATCTTCATTGATTAATGGATCACCATAATCATCATTTTTATAACTAATTTCAAAAATTGGTTCATCTAAAACAATTCCTTCAGGTGCTCCTAATCTTTTGCAAAAAGATCCTGTAGTAATATTTCTAATAATTACCTCTAATGGGAAAATATCAACTTTTTTAACTAAAATATCACGATCATTTAATTTTTTGATCATATGAGTTTTAATTCCAGCTTCTTCCAACATATCAAAAATAATGCAAGAAATTGTATTATTTAAAACTCCTTTACCTTCAAATTGGTCATGTTTAACTCCATTACCTGCAGTTGCATCATCTTTATAATGAATTAAATATTCATCTTCCTTTTCAGTTAAATAAACTTGTTTTGCTTTTCCTTCATATAATAATTCTGCCATTTTTTCTAATCTCCTCTTATTTATATTTTTCCATTACTTCAACATTTGCTTCCATTGCTTGAGCTTCCATTTCTTTACGATAAGCAACTAATTTTTCTTTAATATCATCATGTTTAATTGCCATAATCTGTAAAGCTAAATATGCTGCATTTTTACTACCATTGATTGCTACTGTTGCAACAGGTATCCCTGAAGGCATTTGAACAATTGATAATAAAGCATCCATACCATCTAATGTTGAACCACTAATTGGCACTCCAATAACTGGTAAAACTGTTTGTGAAGCAACTACACCTGGTAAAGCTGCTGCCATTCCTGCAGCTGTAATAATAACTTCTGTACCATCTGTTTCTGTTTCTTTAATAAAACTACTTAAACCAAGATGAGCACGATGAGCTGAAAGACATCTAACATTTACCTCAACCCCATAATCTTTTAAAATACTGATTGCTGGTTCTACTTTACTTAAATCACTAGTTGAACCCATAATGATTGCTACTTTCATATTTCCACCCTTTCATATTAAATCACGATAATCTATTTAAAATAATCCCGTAATTTTACCATCTTTATCAATATCCATATTGACAGCTGCTGGACGTTTTGGAAGTCCTGGCATTCTCATAATACTACCAGAAATTGCTACCAAAAATCCTGCTCCAGCTGATGGAATAAGATCATTGATCTTGATTGTAAACCCACTAGGACGGCCTAATAATGTTGGCTGATCAGATAAAGAATATTGTGTTTTAGCCACACATATTGGTAATTTTCCTAATCCTTGAACTTCGTATTTTTTCATTTTTGTAATTACTTTTTTATCAAAAGCAACGCCACTAGCTCCATATATTTCTTTTGCAATAACTTCAATTTTTTCTTTGATTGATAAATCTAAATCATATAGTGGTTTATAATTAGCTTCTTTAGTTTCTAGTACTTCTAATAATTTTTGAGCCAATTCAATTCCACCATCGCCACCTTTAGCAAAAACTTCAGAAATTGCAACATCAACTCCCATTTTATTACAAGTATCTTTTAAAAGTTGTAACTCAGCTTCACTATCAGTTGGAAAAACATTGATAGCTACTACAGATGGTAAATTATATTTTTTAATATTTTCAATATGTTTTTCTAAATTTTCTACACCTTTAGCCAATGCTTCTAAATTTTCATTAGCTAATTCTTTTTTATCAACACCACCATGCATCTTTAATGCTCTTACTGTAGCAACAATTACTACTGCTTGAGGATCAAGATCAGCTTGGCGACTTTTAATATCTAAAAATTTCTCAGCACCTAAATCAGCACCAAAACCTGCTTCAGTAATTGCATAATCACCTAATTTGATTGCTAATTTAGTTGCCATAACTGAATTACATCCATGAGCAATGTTTGCAAATGGACCACCATGAACAAAGACTGGCGTATGATCCAATGTTTGGACTAAGTTTGGTTTGATTGCGTCTTTTAATAGCAGTGTAACTGCACCTGTTGCTTCAATATCATTAACAGTAACTGGATTACCATCATAATCATAAGCAACGATCATTCTTCCAGCACGTTCTTTTAAATCATCTAAACTTGTCGCTAAACAAAGAATAGCCATTACTTCACTTGCTACTGATATGTCAAAACCATCTTCACGAGGTACACCATTTACTTTACCACCTAAGCCACAAATAATATTGCGTAAAGCACGATCATTTAAATCAACAACTCTTTTCCAAACAATATTACGGACATCAATATTTAACGGATTCCCTTGATGAATCGAATTATCAAGCATTGCTGCAATTAAATTATTAGCAGCAGTGATAGCATGGATATCTCCAGTAAAGTGTAGATTAATATCTTCCATCGGTACTACTTGAGCATATCCTCCACCAGCTGCTCCACCTTTGATTCCAAAACATGGACCTAAAGAAGGTTCCCTCATAGCTACTACTGATTTTTTCCCTAGTTTATTTAAAGCTTGTGACAACCCAATCATTGTTGTAGTTTTTCCTTCCCCAGCAGGTGTTGGGTTAATCGCTGTTACAAGAATCAATTTTCCATCAGGATTGTTTTCTAAACGATTAATTGCTGACAAAGAAATTTTAGCTTTATACTTACCATATAATTCTAAATCATCTTCTTGTAAACCAACTTTTTTAGCAATTTCACTAATTGGTTTCATTTTAGCACTTTGTGCAATTTCAACATCACTTAACATACTGCCACCCTTTCAATTATAATTTTCACATTCTTCTAAAGATACTGTCTAAACAATTAAAATACACCTAATTTATACCATATTTATACGTTTTTCTCAACTGATACAAACGTCCATAACAGTACTTTTACATTATCTTTAGAATTAAAAAAGAGCCCGCACTAATCCAGACTCTTGCCCAGACGGTCGGCTCTTCTATGATTATACTCCCTGTGGTTAATTCCACTTCCGTCAGTCGTATAACTAAATGCATAATACCATTAATTTATATAAGATTCAAGCATTTACAAAAAAAATATCGATTTTATCTCAAGTTAAAAAATTAACAAAATATATAATAACTAATGGTATTATAAGTAGCTTAATTACCTTTTTAAAATGCTGTTGATTATGACCTATTTCTTGACTATTTAGCTTACTTTTAAAAACAACAAGATAACTAATCAAAAAATCAAATAAACATACAATTAAACACGTAACACTAAACTTGAGCATATCAACATTACCAGAAATTCTACCTCCTAATAATCCAATCAACAAAATAATATAACCGCTATATAAAAAATAAAATAACATTTTAATCACGACAATTACCTATTAATAACTATACCTTTCTATTTTCTTTAAAACTCGATCTTTTTCATCACCCTGTAAAATCATCGGTTGATAATTATTTCTATTACTTGCTGAAGTAATTGAACAAGGAATGATTTCATAATTACTATCATTATAAACACCATCAACAAAATTCATTGTAATCGAATAAATCATCGTATCACTATCACTAGGATTACGATTACCTCCAAAACAAAAATTACCTAAAGAATAAACAATATGCTTACCATTATACTCTTCAATTCCCTGCAAAACATGAGGATGTGCTCCAACTACTAAATCCGCTCCACTATCAATAGTAAATTTTGCAAGATTACGTTGATCATCATTAGCATAATATTCTCATTCTATTCCCCAATGAAAATATACAATAACCACATCGACTTCCTGATTCATTTTTAAATCATCAATTGCATTTTTTATTGTCTTTCGTCCCTGTTCATTATTCATTGACACCGACATCGAACGATACCCTAAAAAACCTATTTTTATCCCTTTTACTTCTTTAACAAAAGAAGCTTCATAACCAAAATATCCAATTCCTTTTTTATCAAGTACAGCTTTAGTATCATCCATACCTTGCTTATAATAATCTTCTGAATGATTATTAGCTAAACTTACAGCTTCAATACTACCATCTACTAAAATATTTGCATACTCTTTTGAACCCTTAAAAGGAAATTGCTTTTCAACATGTACAGTTGCACTAGTTAATGGTCCTTCAAGATTAACAACAGTTAAATCATCACTTTCAAAAACGCTTTTTACATTTTTTAAAAAATATGAACTATCTTTCCCATTTTTTTCATATTCTTGATCAAACGAACCAGAATATGCCTGGTTAGCATAATTGCCTAATGTAAAATCACCAGCAAAACTTAATTTAATACTTGTTTTAACTGGCTTTTTTTCTACCATTGTGTTACTTGCTTCTTCTTTTTTTGTTTCAGTCTTTTTAATTTCTTTGTTGTCATTACCAAAACATCCCGTAAGCAAGCATAGCATTGCTATTAATATTAGTATCTTTTTCATAACTGTTCTCCTTTTAAATAATTATATCAAACCATATTATCACTTTAAATACCATATTGTTATTTATGGTACTTTAATTTATAATACTGCTAGGAGTGATTGAAGTGATTAAAGAAATAATAAACAAATTAGATTACGATAAGTTATTAACTCAAAGTGATCCAAATATTAATTTAGTTAGAGATTATCTAGAACATGGTAGTTTATATGGTTATTTTGTTAATAACGAACCAGTATCATTTATTGCTGTTGAAATAATTGATGGTAATGTAGAAATTAAAAATATTTTAACATTAATAGAACATCGTGGTAATGGATATGCAAAAGCGCTAATAAAATTCGTTGAAAAAACATATAGTAATTATGATACCTTTTTATTATCAACAGCAAATTCAAGTTTTGAAAACATTACTTTTTATACCCGTCTAGGTTATGTATATAGCCACCGTATTGAAAATTTCTTTTTGGATTATTATCCAAAAGAAATATTTGAAAATCAAATGCAGGCAATTGACCTAATGTACTTTAAAAAAAGCATTAAAAATATAAATTAGAGCCTGTAAATTATTTTGTGTAAAGTCTATTTCCAATGATAGAATTGAGCCTGTAAATTATTTTGTGTAAAGTCTATTTCCAATGATAGAATTTGATGGGTAACTGTATTGAGTAATCATACAGTTACTTTTTTATATCATATCATAATATATTTAATTGTAAACGTTCTCGTTAAAGCCTCCCTTCAAAGATGATTTGAAGACTAGAATATATAACTCCCCAATTACCATATGGGACATTCCATTTACTTGTTATTTTATCCTGAGCTAAGTACAAAGATTTAAATAAACTTTCATCTGTTGGGAATACTGTTCTTATTTTAGTAAACTTTCTAAATGCACTATTCAGACTTTCAATTGCATTCGTTGTGTACATGATTTTTCTTAGTTCTGGAACATAATTAAACATATTACAAACTTCATTCCAATTATCTTCCCATGGCTTAAATGCATACGGATATTTATCTCCCCATTTATCTTTACACTTATCTAGTGCTTCTAATGCTTTATCACCTGTAGATGCTGTATATACTGTTCTTAGATCTTTACAGAATTCTTTTCTATCTTTATAACTCAAGTATTTACATGAATTTCTAATTAGATGAACTATACATCTTTGTTGTACTGTATTTGGGAATGCTGATTCAATTGCCTGTTTAATACCTGGAAGACCATCACTACAAATAATTAATATATCCTTAACTCCTCTATTCTTTAAATCAGTTAGTACTGATAGCCAGAATTCAGCTGTTTCGTTTTCGCCAATCCAAATACCAAGTATTTCCTTATATCCATTCTCATTAACCCCTAAGACAACATATGCAGCTTTTTTGGTAACCATATTATCTGCTTTAACATTAAAATGAACACAATCAATAAAGACTATTGGATATACAGTATCTAATGGTCTATTTTGCCATTCTAAAGCTTTAGGTATAATTTTATCTGTTATTTTACTTATCATAGCTGCACTAACTTCTACACCATAAATATCTTTAATAGTATCACTGATATCTCTTGCAGACATACCACGGGCATATAAGTTGATAAC
Coding sequences:
- the purH gene encoding bifunctional phosphoribosylaminoimidazolecarboxamide formyltransferase/IMP cyclohydrolase, whose translation is MKRALVSVTNKDGIVDFCKGLVELGFEIVSTGGTMAKLQEANIPCIAIDDVTGFPEILDGRVKTLHPKVHGGLLFRRDVPEHVETVKEMDIKPIDLVCVNLYEFEKALKAGKPMEDMIENIDIGGPSMIRSAAKNFKDVLIVTDPKDYDATLTAIKDNQDDYDFRLNLAYKAFSTTGAYDAMISRYFAGVVGDDFPDVLNISLKKTEHLRYGENSQQRANAYVDPFVQHSLLDYEQLHGKEISFNNVNDLYGAVAVVREFNDQIVTAAIKHSTPCGVAIGKDGYDSYMKAYNADPQSIFGGIVAVNYKIDKKTAEEMHKIFLEIVAAPDFDEDALEILKKKKNLRILKLKNLDVREAKYDIKYLEGKVLVQDINTKMIKEMNYVTEAKPTKEQINDMEFGMRVVKFVKSNAICIVKDGVTLAVGGGQTSRVWALENAIHNNPDKDFNGAVLASDAFFPFSDCAEVAYNAGIGAIVQPGGSIRDQDSIDFCNEKGIPMVFTGYRHFRH
- the purN gene encoding phosphoribosylglycinamide formyltransferase — protein: MLKIAVFVSGGGTDLQSVIDAIEANQINGKIVLVISNRKDAYGLERAKKAGIETAVVKKDDELIVKMLKEREVDLVVLAGYLAILSDVLIDAYPNKIINIHPSLIPSFCGPGYYGMHVHEAVLKRGVKVTGATVHFVSSEVDGGPIILQEACNIDDLDNPEDIQARVLEIEHRILPKAVALYCNGKIVVENERAKVK
- the purM gene encoding phosphoribosylformylglycinamidine cyclo-ligase, whose amino-acid sequence is MDYKKAGVDIEAGYKSVELMKKHVKETLRPEVLGGLGGFAGAFDLSAIKNMDEPVLLSGTDGCGTKVKLAFIMDKHDTIGIDAVAMCVNDIACSGGEPLFFLDYIACGKNYPEKIATIVSGVAEGCKQSGCALVGGETAEHPGLMPEDDYDLAGFAVGVVDKKDIINGESIKPGDVLVGIASSGVHSNGFSLVRQVFEMTKESLDTYYDELGKTLGEALLMPTRIYVKALKNVKDAGVVIKGCSHITGGGFDENIPRMLPEGIKAIINKDSYTVPAIFDLIAKNGNISEDMMYNTFNMGLGMVIALDPKDVDKAIVAIKEAGDECYIVGHVEAGDKGVKLC
- the purC gene encoding phosphoribosylaminoimidazolesuccinocarboxamide synthase gives rise to the protein MAELLYEGKAKQVYLTEKEDEYLIHYKDDATAGNGVKHDQFEGKGVLNNTISCIIFDMLEEAGIKTHMIKKLNDRDILVKKVDIFPLEVIIRNITTGSFCKRLGAPEGIVLDEPIFEISYKNDDYGDPLINEDHAVALKLCTRDEYNFIKQETLKINELLKEFFLSLNLKLVDFKIEFGKTPDGEILLADEISPDSCRLWDVETNQKYDKDVFRQDIGDLIETYKAVLARMQK
- the purE gene encoding 5-(carboxyamino)imidazole ribonucleotide mutase, whose amino-acid sequence is MKVAIIMGSTSDLSKVEPAISILKDYGVEVNVRCLSAHRAHLGLSSFIKETETDGTEVIITAAGMAAALPGVVASQTVLPVIGVPISGSTLDGMDALLSIVQMPSGIPVATVAINGSKNAAYLALQIMAIKHDDIKEKLVAYRKEMEAQAMEANVEVMEKYK
- a CDS encoding formate--tetrahydrofolate ligase; amino-acid sequence: MLSDVEIAQSAKMKPISEIAKKVGLQEDDLELYGKYKAKISLSAINRLENNPDGKLILVTAINPTPAGEGKTTTMIGLSQALNKLGKKSVVAMREPSLGPCFGIKGGAAGGGYAQVVPMEDINLHFTGDIHAITAANNLIAAMLDNSIHQGNPLNIDVRNIVWKRVVDLNDRALRNIICGLGGKVNGVPREDGFDISVASEVMAILCLATSLDDLKERAGRMIVAYDYDGNPVTVNDIEATGAVTLLLKDAIKPNLVQTLDHTPVFVHGGPFANIAHGCNSVMATKLAIKLGDYAITEAGFGADLGAEKFLDIKSRQADLDPQAVVIVATVRALKMHGGVDKKELANENLEALAKGVENLEKHIENIKKYNLPSVVAINVFPTDSEAELQLLKDTCNKMGVDVAISEVFAKGGDGGIELAQKLLEVLETKEANYKPLYDLDLSIKEKIEVIAKEIYGASGVAFDKKVITKMKKYEVQGLGKLPICVAKTQYSLSDQPTLLGRPSGFTIKINDLIPSAGAGFLVAISGSIMRMPGLPKRPAAVNMDIDKDGKITGLF
- a CDS encoding GNAT family N-acetyltransferase codes for the protein MIKEIINKLDYDKLLTQSDPNINLVRDYLEHGSLYGYFVNNEPVSFIAVEIIDGNVEIKNILTLIEHRGNGYAKALIKFVEKTYSNYDTFLLSTANSSFENITFYTRLGYVYSHRIENFFLDYYPKEIFENQMQAIDLMYFKKSIKNIN
- a CDS encoding IS256 family transposase; this translates as MSKKDIVKYIIDEYGVTSPTDITNALKDLLGETLQDMLNSEFDEYMGYDKYDQKTDKTNYHNGTYKKTVKTSQGNMDLNIPRDRNSSFDSVIIEKHNRDISDIDNKVINLYARGMSARDISDTIKDIYGVEVSAAMISKITDKIIPKALEWQNRPLDTVYPIVFIDCVHFNVKADNMVTKKAAYVVLGVNENGYKEILGIWIGENETAEFWLSVLTDLKNRGVKDILIICSDGLPGIKQAIESAFPNTVQQRCIVHLIRNSCKYLSYKDRKEFCKDLRTVYTASTGDKALEALDKCKDKWGDKYPYAFKPWEDNWNEVCNMFNYVPELRKIMYTTNAIESLNSAFRKFTKIRTVFPTDESLFKSLYLAQDKITSKWNVPYGNWGVIYSSLQIIFEGRL